The Antarcticibacterium flavum genome contains the following window.
TGACAATGTAGTCATTGGAGCAGGGGGAATAAACTATTTTCCGGCAGAAAAAACAGCACGTATTTCCTGGGATATCATACATCCTTCACATCAACGAAAGGGTATTGGAAAGCAATTGCTCCTTTACAGGCTTAAAATACTAACCTCGCACCCCTCTGTCCATAAGATAATAGTTAGGACAACACCTCTTGTTGCCGGTTTCTATGAGATTTTAGGTTTTACAAGTACCACTTTGGAAAAAGATTACTGGGCACAAGACCTTGATCTTCAGGTCATGGAAATGAATAATCCCGCCTTGTAGCTGGGGAGTTTGTAAAGGAAAGTCAGGATTTACGACTACTACAGCGTATATCTATGAACTTCAGTGATCTCCAATTTACAATCTGGAAGTTCTATTCTTAAAGCCTTGAAAACTATGTCTGTAGACCTTAAAAAGATACCTTACTCAATTTTGGAACTTGCCACTGTTTCGGCAGGATCAAATCCTTCAGCAACATTTAAAAATAGCCTGCACCTGGCACAAAAAGCAGAAGAACTGGGATACACCCGTTTCTGGCTTGCAGAGCATCATAATATGGTGAGTATTGCAAGTTCTGCCACTGCCGTTCTCATTGGACATATCGCAGGAGGTACTAAGACCATTAAAGTGGGCTCTGGAGGAATAATGTTACCTAACCATTCCCCATTAATAGTTTCTGAACAATTTGGTACCCTGGGTTCGCTTTACCCGGGGCGTATCGATCTGGGATTGGGCAGGGCCCCGGGAACAGACCAGGTGACTGCCCACGCCATACGAAGTGACAGGATGCAGGCGGTGTATAAATTTCCAGATGAGGTACAACAGATACAGCAATATTTTTCTCCCTCCAATAGCACCGCAAAGGTAAGAGCTACGGTGGCTGAAGGGGTGGATGTTCCAATCTACATACTTGGTTCCAGTACAGACAGTGCCCACCTTGCAGCAAAACTGGGCCTTCCCTATGCCTTTGCCAGCCATTTTGCACCTGCACAACTTTTTGAGGCACTTAATATATACTATAATAATTTTCAACCTTCAGCCCAGCTTAAAGAACCTTATACAATGGCCTGTATCAATGTGATAGCAGCGCCAACAAATGAAGAGGCACTAAGGATCTCCACGTCGCTAATAAGAATGATGCTGGGAGTGATGACGGGAAAAATAGATTATATGCAACCTCCTACGGAATACACTGCCGACTTAAAAGCCCTGGCTGAAAATCCTGCTTTTGAACGAATGCTAAAGTTTTCCTTTGTGGGTGACAAGGAAAAGGTTAAGCAATCTACTATGGATTTTATCGAAAAAACCGGGGTAAATGAAGTGGTGACGGTATCACATATCTATGATCATAATGACAGGCTAAGGTCCTTCGAGATATTTTCTGAAATTATGAAAGGTCAATAGATCATTTGGACCATAATTAAACTGATCAAAACGAAAAAGCCCGTTCCTGGAGGTTCGGGCTTTTTCTACCATTAATCAATCATCATCTTCCTCTTTCATATTCAAGGGAGGGCCCGTCACAGGCATTCCAGGTGCTCCTCATTTTAAGGTCCCTGTAGATGAACAGGTATTCCTTAAGAGAAGCAGGATTGCAGGCCCCTATAATTTCATTGTTTGTTTGATAGGTAAACTCTAACGCCAGCTCAAGTTCAGGGTCATTCTGGACATCCTGTGAATTTTCATCGATCCTGTATGTGCCTTCAGCCGTTAAAACTTCAGTCTCAGTTTCCCTTGTTTTAATAAAAGTGCCGTCCCGGTTAAGCAAATATTTTTCCTGCCAATGCATCTCTTCCCCGGTGGTTTCAGAATTCACGAGGTTCGTACTCATTCTTACCAGCACCCATTCCCCGGTTACAGAGAATGGACTTTCTTCCTTTCCCGTTTCTGTAGAACAGGAGAGGAAAAGGGAGAAAAGTGTTAGGAAGAGAAATGCATTTTTCAAATGACAGGAGTTTTTAGATTAAAGGAAACAGGTGTTAAAATTTAAAGCTTAGACCGGAATAAACCCCAAAAATATAAGGGCTAAGGCCGGCACTGTTATTATAGGTGTTGAGTTGATATTTAAAAATTGGTTCCAGGTTGAGCTGAAATTGCTGTGATATGTTATAATTGACCCCTAAACCAATATTTGTACTAAAACTCACATTGTTAAGGTTATTCGCCTGCCCAAGCTCTGTAGTTGCCATTGGGGAGGTGTGGGAGATCATATTCTCATCCAGGAAGAAAGTACTGGCGCCACCAATTAGATTGATCCCAATTTTACTTTCCAGGAGTGCAAACTCCATCTCCAAAGGAACTTCAATGAAACCAAGGCTCTGGTTAAGGTATCCGCTGCTGGCATCAGATCTTACGATCATAGTGGAAGCTGTGCTATAATTAATATCTGGGTTTGTAAGTGCCTGGCTTTGGGCTGCCGCCATATATCCTACACCATTGGTGTTGTGGCTAAGGTTTACTTTACTTACCCCCGTGCGTACCTTTACACGGGGTGTCACCTGGTAGGCCACATTAACTCCATAGGCCATAGTTAATTCCCCGGCAGAACTGTTGGAGCCAAATTGGGCATCCAGGGCATTGCCTTTACCCAGGTTGTCAAAATACACGGCTGCAGCGGTAGGTCTCACACTAAAGCGCTTTGACATTCCTGTTGCTTCTGCTATTTCTTCCATTTCTTCCTTACCGGGCAAACTGGCAATTTCTATCTCCCCGGCTCCCTTATTTTCCTTGTTTTCTTTTTTTTCTTCGGAAATAGCCGTTATGGCAGAATCTGCTTCTAAAATTGACTTATCTGTCCCTGCAGGAGTTATTATTAATGGATTTGCTTTTAAGTAATTCGGAAATGAATAGGTTAATTCTGTTGTTCCCGGTTCTGTAGATTCTTCAAATATAGTTTCGTTAAAAATGCCGGCAAAATAGCTTCCTATGTTATGTACTGCCTCTCCCGAAGGGGAAGCGGTATTGTTAACTGCCAGGCCGGTATTCATTTTCAAGGCCTCAAGAATAATTGAAGACCTAAGCATGGATTCCCTAAAAGTAGGAGAAACAGTCCTTAGTTCTGGTCTATTTGGCTGATGATCAAAACCTACCAATTTCACATCTGGATTGGTGGTGTTGCCGGTAAATGCCTGGTACAGGGTGAACAGCAGGGCAAGTGCTGCCGCAGTACCTGCAACTTCGTACCAGAAAGGAAGGATCCTCCTTCTCTTCTTTTGTGGCAAAGCTGCAAGAATGTTCTCCCATGACTCTTGCGGGGGAGTTGTTTCTACATCCCTGAACCTCTCGCGGT
Protein-coding sequences here:
- a CDS encoding LLM class flavin-dependent oxidoreductase — translated: MSVDLKKIPYSILELATVSAGSNPSATFKNSLHLAQKAEELGYTRFWLAEHHNMVSIASSATAVLIGHIAGGTKTIKVGSGGIMLPNHSPLIVSEQFGTLGSLYPGRIDLGLGRAPGTDQVTAHAIRSDRMQAVYKFPDEVQQIQQYFSPSNSTAKVRATVAEGVDVPIYILGSSTDSAHLAAKLGLPYAFASHFAPAQLFEALNIYYNNFQPSAQLKEPYTMACINVIAAPTNEEALRISTSLIRMMLGVMTGKIDYMQPPTEYTADLKALAENPAFERMLKFSFVGDKEKVKQSTMDFIEKTGVNEVVTVSHIYDHNDRLRSFEIFSEIMKGQ
- a CDS encoding GNAT family N-acetyltransferase; protein product: MTNSNLKIRSFTSADLDRVMELLRLNTPQYFNASEEKDLQEYLTNKTEEYFVAEHDNVVIGAGGINYFPAEKTARISWDIIHPSHQRKGIGKQLLLYRLKILTSHPSVHKIIVRTTPLVAGFYEILGFTSTTLEKDYWAQDLDLQVMEMNNPAL